One stretch of Toxoplasma gondii ME49 chromosome XI, whole genome shotgun sequence DNA includes these proteins:
- the RPL24 gene encoding ribosomal protein RPL24 (encoded by transcript TGME49_216010): MEVFPSIRRGLGARASSLLSASTVSPLTPEFVSPSQKVEAFTLSHAKFLFSSFPISSSVASPMFPSLSAATCGSPPRGKLSFSSSASRHDSSPQRGRTTTDSLPSFSPFFSSSVFPPRSSACLLTPAASPVPRRPSPRPLCSFPSCLSGCLPSRASPLFLSPAFLRASSDDLPPASASRLASPASLAFRDLERVSPPPSSGNASLAVWAAEACSGGRDSRRGLGWTYTADSTLPQGLFEAARFACQRRGMKFVHPRHWILQWKIRPGDKVVVISGKFKTIRGTVLQIDKMRNGVSVSGVKEQKRVKQEDGSFIRIPGLIHVSNVMLIDQAIDLPTRVALRVDDRGNVVRISKKSGLVIPWPNGEMIKFGDNRKSREFLKSKEERDVELRKEQNDDEERAGPKDTPAEVAVERTYDYQRDVATMQALRQMMTKYNRDFR; this comes from the exons atggaggTTTTTCCTTCGATTCGTCGAGGGCTGGGCGCccgcgcttcgtctcttctctcggcttctaCAGTCTCTCCCTTGACTCCAGagttcgtttctccctctcagAAAGTCGAAGCCTTCACTCTCTCCCATGCTaagttcctcttctcttcttttccaatctcttcttctgtcgcttcgccgatgttcccctctctctccgctgcaACTTGTGGAAGTCCACCTCGCGGGAAGCTGAGCTTCAGTTCCTCAGCTTCAAGACACGATTCGTCgccgcagagagggagaacaacaACCGACTcgctcccttctttctctccttttttctcttcctctgtttttcctccgcggtcttctgcttgtctcctcaCCCCTGCAGCGTCTCCTGTCCCTCGGCGGCCCTCTCCCAGGCCGCTgtgttcgtttccttcctgtctctccggctgcctgccttctcgcgcctccccactctttctgtctccggcgtTTCTCCGCGCTTCCTCTGACGACCTGCCTCCAGCCTCTGCgtcgcgtctcgcctctccagcctctctcgccttccggGATCTTGAACGagtctctccgcctccctcgtctggaaatgcttctctcgctgtgtgGGCCGCCGAGGCCTGCAGCGGCGGCCGCGACTCTCGCCGCGGGCTCGGGTGGACGTACACCGCAGACTCGACGCTCCCGCAAGGCCTGTTCGAGGCCGCGCGCTTTGCCTGTCAGAGGCGAGGCATGAAGTTCGTGCATCCTCGCCACTGGATTTTGCAGTGGAAAATTCGACCCGGTGACAAG GTAGTAGTGATCTCGGGAAAGTTCAAAACAATCCGCGGAACCGTCCTGCAAATTGATAAAATGAGAAATGGAGTGTCTGTCTCGGGAGTCAAGGAG caAAAGCGAGTGAAGCAAGAAGACGGGAGTTTCATCCGAATTCCTGGACTCATCCATGTGTCGAATGTGATGCTCATCGACCAAGCCATCGA TCTACCTACGCGCGTCGCTCTCCGCGTCGACGACCGAGGGAACGTTG tgcggatctcgaagaagagcggcttaGTGATTCCTTGGCCCAACGGGGAAATGATTAAATTTGGAGACAATCGAAAGTCGAGGGAGTTTCTGAagagcaaagaggagagggatGTTGAGTtgaggaaggaacagaacgacgacgaagagcgcgCAGGGCCGAAAGACACTCCTGCAGAAGTTGCTGTTGAGAGAACTTACGACTACCAAAGG GACGTGGCGACAATGCAGGCTCTCAGACAGATGATGACGAAATACAACCGCGACTTTAGGTAG
- a CDS encoding peptidase family c78 protein (encoded by transcript TGME49_216020): MATARSPAIRIDWKLAAFLRHLRSQLILRRDSLSSPFLAVLVGVPLSSASPASLLLSSFRLLHAERDPTLAQLFTASTPSVSSSLREALRRDLATITFILPDGLRILGLLAFSPADGPAVSAVYPSVSAVAEAISTQLAFLAQKELSSLSEDAGVAASHRLSFVCSLSSDAEKTTGASVFPWTFVSLLPSLSSSSPSSSSSPSTVEESAGARLTVSVEDGSSLLRSERFLFLRSRLALSLRLETPFLVTLSRGLGDARHGATDAVSSLEAERELAAGEDRADFLPCLPSTTATELLAALREQEAALAAPLGLFFCMPNGVYVHPTDGVEAASARLEKSPSRLGGCDTSVWTAVAPAASKAKHVVVGEAKIADEDAERNNTEGRLQTAFSTHAVLDLPWLQQASQGATQDGRLPLASLSAISIPAFLSSLSSASESPHGWAYTPECGAAQVSLRYIQVFLDSCILVPGTASLASCANRFLRAFRRQLRHAALQILHSSSSSSSSSSCSVQNILTTSLTAALMSSGDFAASSASAASACAPSPPLFPRVLCFDASRCRVPREEQPASLSFAFHSVKLPWCLHPLLSWNNEAQVARRHWLSLLGVLKDLPAFRLSAALPWNETQAERGRGAHKLVNPHRSLVTGPKWLPQTRAVTCLVQGDFAYYHYCQDNERDEGWGCCYRSLQLVISWFQRQHFTTKPVPSIADIQRLLKKFDLAHENLEIGSKAWIGTVEGSYVLNWYLHVPSKLLHLTSASDLPSHAATLKEHFDSVGSPVMMGVGDYAYTMVGISVDSETGEAAFLIVDPHYAGDDGDIDKILDKNWIGWKKTNFFEKTAGTKFINLALPQICTEGGDLFV; encoded by the exons ATGGCGACTGCGCGTTCGCCCGCTATTCGGATCGACTGGAAGCTCGCGGCCTTCCTCCGCCACCTGCGCTCGCAGTTAATTCTCCGCAGAGACTCGCTGAGCTCTCCTTTCCTGGCCGTCCTCGTcggcgttcctctctcctctgcttctccggcgtctctgctgctctcttctttccgcttgctgcatgcagagcgcgaCCCCACACTGGCGCAGCTCTTCACTGCCTCGActccaagtgtctcctcatCCCTCCGCGAGGCTCTGCGGCGAGACTTGGCGACGATCACCTTCATCCTTCCGGACGGCCTGCGCATTCTtggccttctcgccttctcgcctgcagacggtcccgctgtctctgccgtgTATCCTagtgtctccgccgtcgcGGAGGCGATCTCCACTCAACTTGCGTTTCTAGCTCAAAAGgagctttcctctctttcagAGGACGCAGGAGTCGCTGCGTCTCATCgactctccttcgtctgttccCTCTCCAGTGATGCCGAGAAAACCACTGGCGCTTCAGTCTTCCCCTGgaccttcgtctccctccttccttctctctcttcgtcgagtccttcttcttcctcgtctccgtctaCTGTGGAGGAGAGCGCAGGCGCTCGGTTGACCGTCTCCGTGGAGGACGGGAGCTCCCTGTTGAGGTCGGAGaggttcctttttctgcggtCTCGGCTCGCGCTGTCACTGCGCCTCGAGACGCCTTTCTTGGTGACTCTGTCGCGGGGCCTCGGCGACGCTCGCCACGGAGCGACGGAcgcagtctcctctctggaagcagagagagaactcgcAGCTGGCGAGGACCGCGCAGACTTTCTCCCGTGTCTGCCGTCGACGACTGCGACCGAACTCCTCGCTGCACTCCGCGAGCAAGAAGCCGCCCTCGCCGCCCCCctcggcctcttcttctgcatgcccAACGGAGTGTACGTCCACCCGACGGACGGAGTGGAGGCCGCCAGCGCTCGCCTCGAGAAGAGTCCCTCTCGGCTCGGAGGCTGCGACACCAGCGTCTGGACAGCCGTCGCGCCTGCGGcctcgaaggcgaagcaTGTCGTCGTTGGAGAGGCCAAGATCGCGGACGAGgatgcagaaagaaacaacaCAGAAGGTCGCTTGCAAACAGCCTTCTCGACTCACGCAGTTCTGGACCTTCCCTGGCTCCAACAAGCCTCGCAGGGCGCGACGCAGGACGgacgccttcctctcgcgtctctgtcggcgATTTCCATccctgctttcctctcttctctctccagcgccTCGGAGTCCCCGCATGGCTGGGCCTACACCCCAGAGTGCGGCGCAGCTCAAGTTTCTCTGCGCTACATCCAGGTCTTCCTCGACAGCTGCATCCTCGTTCCAGGAACCGCTTCACTCGCCTCCTGTGCGAACCGCTTCCTCCGCGCCTTCCGGCGCCAACTCAGACACGCTGCTCTCCAAattctccactcttcttcctcttcttcctcttcttcctcttgttctgtGCAGAACATCTTGACGACATCCCTGACTGCTGCTTTGATGAGCAGCGGCGacttcgctgcttcctcggcGTCCGCGGCTTCTGCCTGCGCGCCCTCTCCTCCGCTGTTCCCGCGAGTGCTTTGCTTCGACGCTTCGCGCTGTCGAGTTCCCAGGGAGGAGCAGCCTGCaagtctctccttcgccttccactCGGTCAAATTGCCTTGGTGTCTCCACCCGCTGCTCTCGTGGAACAACGAGGCGCAGGTCGCGCGGCGCCACTGGCTGTCCCTTCTCGGCGTTTTGAAGGACCTCCCTGCTTTCCGACTGTCTGCTGCTCTGCCGTGGAACGAAACGCAGGCAGAGCGCGGCAGAGGCGCCCACAAACTTGTGAAT cCTCACAGATCTCTAGTCACAGGACCTAAGTGGCTCCCGCAGACGCGCGCCGTCACCTGCCTCGTGCAGGGAGACTTCGCGTACTACCATTACTGTCAG GACAACGAGCGCGACGAGGGCTGGGGCTGCTGCTATCGTTCCCTTCAGCTCGTCATCAGTTGGTTTCAGCGTCAGCACTTCACCACGAAA CCGGTGCCGTCGATCGCCGACATCCAGCGCCTGCTCAAAAAATTTGACTTGGCTCACGAAAATCTCGAA ATAGGCTCCAAGGCATGGATTGGAACAGTGGAGGGGAGTTACGTTTTAAATTGGTATCTGCATGTCCCGAGCAAGCTGCTGCATCTGACGAGCGCAAGCGACCTGCCGTCTCACGCGGCGACTCTCAAGGAGCACTTTGACTCGGTCGGCTCCCCTGTGATGATGGGCGTCGGCGACTACGCGTATACCATGGTTGGAATTTCTGTCGATTCGGAAACAG GCGAGGCGGCGTTCCTCATCGTGGACCCGCACTATGCgggcgacgacggagacatcGACAAGATCCTCGACAAGAATTGGATTGGCTGGAAGAAG ACGAACTTCTTCGAGAAGACAGCAGGGACGAAGTTCATCAACCTTGCGCTGCCGCAGATCTGCACAGAGGGCGGGGATCTCTTTGTGTAG